The following are encoded together in the Deltaproteobacteria bacterium genome:
- a CDS encoding class I SAM-dependent methyltransferase, producing the protein MLYDAMQFSGRKTDEAFYGSPFRRRISLMTPDYIRRYCPNPARILDIGCGSGRYALFFLDVGVRGTYMGVDITEQTWEIEQVPDDFVRSFTKIDAHRLSRLGGEYDFAISLTAYEHFEDDRLVTRELAAVLAPGGRALIVVPATWSYPLYGRHGFRRYTQEDIRELARGAGLELRDLRPMGGFFSWVFHFLWFFPAHALRLALKTAIFAAFGFRKSTARVRWPRLLDALDRLGNWHLGWALGRSLHKWGLLIAEKLDRIAQFAPVGYIFLLVRSLPADSNR; encoded by the coding sequence GTGCTATACGACGCCATGCAGTTCTCGGGACGCAAGACCGACGAGGCGTTCTACGGATCGCCGTTTCGTCGACGCATTTCCTTAATGACGCCGGACTACATCCGGCGGTATTGCCCGAATCCCGCGCGCATCCTCGACATCGGCTGCGGCTCGGGGCGCTACGCCCTCTTCTTCCTCGACGTCGGCGTGCGTGGCACTTACATGGGCGTCGATATCACGGAGCAGACTTGGGAGATCGAACAAGTCCCGGACGACTTCGTCCGCTCCTTCACGAAGATCGACGCCCATCGACTTTCCCGTCTCGGCGGCGAATACGACTTCGCCATTTCGCTGACGGCTTACGAGCATTTCGAAGACGACCGGCTTGTCACGCGCGAGCTCGCCGCGGTACTAGCCCCGGGCGGACGAGCGCTCATCGTCGTTCCCGCAACCTGGTCGTATCCTCTTTATGGTCGACACGGTTTCCGCCGCTACACCCAGGAAGACATCCGAGAACTTGCTCGCGGCGCCGGGCTCGAACTGCGGGACCTGCGTCCGATGGGCGGTTTTTTTTCGTGGGTGTTCCACTTCCTGTGGTTCTTTCCGGCGCACGCGTTACGGCTCGCGCTCAAGACCGCCATTTTCGCCGCCTTTGGTTTTCGCAAGAGTACCGCGCGCGTCCGATGGCCTCGGTTGCTCGACGCGCTCGACCGCCTGGGGAACTGGCACTTGGGCTGGGCGTTGGGTCGATCGTTACACAAATGGGGATTGCTGATCGCGGAAAAGCTGGACCGAATCGCGCAATTTGCACCCGTAGGTTACATTTTTCTCTTGGTTCGATCCCTCCCTGCCGATTCCA
- a CDS encoding YceI family protein — protein MRRFGKWLFVLTLILVPAIASAQSFAIDPAHTTVGFSAKHFGVSNVAGAFSDVTGSLEWDGKNLETAKTEIKIAAKSVDTRNAKRDDHLRNADFFEAAKFPSIAFKSKSVKLTGQNTATVVGDLTIKAITKEVTLDVTFNGTVDDPWGNERAGFSATGKLNRHDWGVTAPGATDKAIGDEIKITIETEFTRPKK, from the coding sequence ATGCGACGATTCGGAAAGTGGCTATTCGTTCTCACCCTGATTCTCGTTCCGGCGATCGCGTCGGCACAGTCGTTCGCAATCGACCCAGCGCATACGACCGTGGGCTTTTCGGCGAAGCACTTCGGCGTTTCCAATGTGGCCGGCGCTTTCAGCGACGTGACCGGATCCCTGGAGTGGGACGGCAAGAATCTCGAGACCGCCAAAACCGAGATCAAGATCGCCGCGAAGTCGGTCGACACGCGAAACGCGAAGCGCGATGACCACCTGCGCAATGCCGATTTTTTCGAGGCCGCGAAATTTCCGTCGATCGCGTTCAAGTCCAAATCAGTAAAGCTGACCGGCCAAAACACGGCGACGGTCGTCGGCGACCTGACGATCAAGGCGATCACGAAGGAAGTGACGCTCGACGTGACCTTCAACGGCACGGTGGATGACCCGTGGGGTAACGAGCGCGCGGGGTTTTCGGCGACGGGTAAACTCAATCGCCACGACTGGGGCGTCACCGCGCCGGGCGCCACAGACAAGGCGATTGGTGACGAGATCAAGATCACCATCGAGACCGAGTTCACGCGCCCGAAGAAGTAG